A single region of the Granulicella aggregans genome encodes:
- a CDS encoding TonB-dependent receptor, translating to MTSAVAQGGTISGTVKSGAIPLPGVAVTATNTLTGKKYATTTDITGAFSMSIPKNGRYVVRAELAAFASVTQEVLVNAESLNGGKPTQVADFAMQLASRQAAQASQTATVSGAIVRGLQSLNVQRGATDTSDASSGIGNAGAALPSAATGDAAGSDSVTVSGAVGQTNGLAGISEDDIRQRIQDAMQQAQRQGGANGDVINAVAGMLGGIMAGGPGGFGGGPGGGGGRGGRGGGGGFRNFNPSQPHGTIYYQGAYNGLNAIPYSLTGAPTPNLGGAQNSFGITFSGSPSIPHVMKGSSKQFFFVSVTGQRNITPQNFYGTVPTVAERSGDFSGLTQTSGGTTVPVQLYYPVGTAGANMVPIPNNNLTQAGLALSPVALNLLSFYPAPNIPDTGTQNYNYQTITNAGSNRDTASLRYVRNFGQNASNPFGGFGGGGGRRSGGNSNAKPTLSQNINFNGSYSHSASDSRNIFLPFGGSSESDSYGVTGGYTISYGRLRNNASLNWNRTHTVATNYFTNHGSDPIDAAGVTIPKPVIGADPGIYYGLPSLSFTGFTGINVSTPSDKVNQTISFSDFVAWNHKKHNMRYGFDIRRVHADSIGGTNALGTLTFSGYATQCVASDTVTCPTTPTGSGFADFLLGLPQQSAIQAGAFKTYLRANVFDWYAQDDWRALPSLTLNFGLRYEYFSPYFEKYNRLVNLDHNADFTAIEAVQPDQKGTYSGNFPRSLVNPDRDLYSPRFGFAYRPPENFLPALTKQMTVRGGYGLNFNTGQYATIASQLAFQPPFAITQTNIANSQGCGVLDLANAYGCSTATVQNNFSANKDYRLGHVQIWNVDIQKRLPLLIVANIGYNGSKGGELDILRAPNRTATGLLNPNVQAFNYEDSLGYSRFNGLTVNVRKQLQKGIAIQASYLYGHSIDDASSIGGSSSVVAQDPNNLRAEEGNSSFDIRHQVSGNWVFELPFGPNRAFLAAGGFWSKTLDGWSISGNYAFQTGSYYTPNFVNSVQEIATGVSGSERANRNFAVPISGAQTFSSWFNPAAFSKPADGTYGDASRNSIEGPGVVSINSSLSRTLQLGSTRSFEMRLQANNVFNTIQYSGINTTLNSPTFGQVSSVASTRSLTFVARYRF from the coding sequence GTGACGTCTGCCGTTGCTCAAGGTGGAACCATCTCCGGAACGGTGAAGAGTGGGGCGATTCCGCTTCCCGGTGTTGCCGTGACCGCGACCAATACGCTTACCGGAAAGAAGTACGCGACCACCACGGACATCACCGGCGCGTTTTCGATGTCTATCCCGAAGAATGGCCGGTATGTTGTCCGTGCTGAGCTTGCGGCCTTTGCGTCGGTGACCCAGGAGGTGTTGGTCAACGCGGAGAGCCTCAATGGCGGCAAGCCAACGCAGGTAGCTGATTTCGCCATGCAGCTGGCGTCACGGCAGGCGGCACAAGCGTCGCAGACGGCAACCGTCAGCGGTGCGATCGTGCGAGGGTTGCAGAGCCTGAACGTCCAGCGCGGAGCAACGGATACATCTGACGCCAGCAGCGGAATCGGGAACGCCGGTGCCGCGCTTCCATCCGCCGCCACGGGCGACGCTGCGGGGAGTGACTCCGTGACCGTATCGGGAGCCGTGGGGCAGACCAACGGGCTGGCGGGCATCAGCGAGGACGACATCCGGCAACGCATTCAGGACGCCATGCAGCAGGCGCAGCGCCAAGGCGGAGCCAACGGCGACGTGATCAACGCCGTCGCCGGAATGTTGGGCGGCATCATGGCGGGTGGTCCCGGCGGATTCGGCGGTGGCCCAGGCGGTGGTGGCGGCAGAGGAGGTCGCGGAGGAGGAGGAGGGTTCCGTAACTTCAACCCAAGCCAACCCCACGGGACCATCTACTACCAGGGCGCTTACAACGGGCTGAACGCGATTCCCTATTCGCTGACGGGTGCGCCGACGCCGAATCTTGGCGGCGCGCAGAATAGCTTCGGGATTACCTTTTCGGGGTCGCCATCGATCCCCCACGTGATGAAAGGGAGCAGCAAGCAGTTCTTCTTTGTCAGCGTGACGGGTCAGCGCAACATCACGCCCCAAAATTTCTATGGGACCGTGCCAACCGTCGCTGAACGCTCGGGAGACTTCTCCGGCCTGACCCAGACCAGCGGCGGCACAACGGTTCCGGTCCAGCTTTATTATCCCGTGGGTACTGCAGGCGCAAACATGGTGCCGATCCCCAACAACAATCTGACGCAGGCCGGACTGGCGCTCTCCCCGGTCGCGCTGAATCTTCTGTCCTTTTATCCCGCGCCGAACATCCCCGACACCGGCACGCAGAATTACAACTACCAGACGATTACGAACGCAGGCTCGAACCGCGACACGGCGTCGCTGCGTTACGTGCGGAACTTCGGTCAGAACGCCTCGAACCCCTTCGGGGGATTTGGCGGCGGAGGCGGCCGGCGGAGCGGCGGCAACTCAAATGCGAAGCCGACGCTCTCGCAGAACATCAACTTCAATGGCAGCTACAGCCACTCCGCAAGCGACAGCCGCAACATCTTTCTCCCCTTCGGCGGATCGAGTGAGAGCGACAGCTACGGCGTGACCGGCGGCTACACCATTAGCTATGGTCGCCTCCGCAACAACGCTTCGCTGAACTGGAACCGCACTCACACGGTGGCTACGAACTACTTCACCAACCATGGCAGTGACCCGATCGATGCGGCCGGTGTGACCATTCCAAAGCCGGTCATCGGCGCGGACCCTGGCATCTACTACGGATTGCCGTCGCTCTCGTTCACCGGCTTCACGGGCATCAACGTCTCGACGCCGAGCGATAAGGTAAACCAGACGATCTCCTTCTCGGACTTTGTCGCTTGGAACCACAAGAAGCACAACATGCGCTACGGGTTCGATATCCGCCGAGTTCATGCGGACTCGATCGGCGGCACCAATGCCCTCGGCACGCTCACGTTCTCGGGATACGCCACGCAGTGCGTCGCCTCGGATACCGTGACATGTCCTACCACGCCAACCGGATCCGGCTTTGCCGACTTTCTGCTTGGCCTGCCGCAACAATCGGCGATCCAGGCAGGGGCCTTCAAGACCTACCTCCGCGCTAATGTCTTCGACTGGTATGCGCAGGACGACTGGCGCGCTCTGCCCAGCCTGACGCTGAACTTCGGCCTGCGCTATGAGTACTTCTCGCCCTATTTCGAGAAGTACAACCGGCTCGTGAACCTCGATCACAATGCGGACTTCACAGCGATCGAGGCGGTCCAACCGGACCAAAAGGGCACCTATAGCGGGAACTTCCCGCGTTCCCTCGTGAATCCGGACCGAGATCTCTATTCGCCACGATTTGGCTTTGCCTATCGGCCGCCAGAGAACTTCCTTCCCGCGCTGACGAAGCAGATGACGGTTCGTGGTGGATACGGCCTGAACTTCAACACCGGCCAGTATGCGACGATCGCCTCGCAGCTCGCCTTCCAGCCCCCGTTTGCAATCACGCAGACCAACATCGCGAACTCGCAGGGCTGCGGCGTTTTGGACCTGGCGAATGCCTACGGCTGCTCGACCGCGACGGTGCAGAACAATTTCTCCGCCAACAAAGATTACAGGCTCGGCCACGTCCAAATCTGGAACGTGGATATCCAAAAAAGACTGCCGCTTCTGATCGTCGCGAACATCGGCTACAACGGCTCGAAGGGCGGCGAGCTCGACATTCTCCGCGCACCCAATCGCACAGCAACAGGTCTGCTCAACCCTAATGTGCAGGCCTTCAACTATGAAGACTCCCTAGGCTACTCCCGCTTCAACGGCCTCACCGTGAACGTCCGCAAGCAGTTGCAGAAGGGCATCGCGATCCAGGCGAGCTATCTCTACGGCCACTCGATCGACGATGCCTCTTCCATCGGCGGCAGCAGCTCCGTCGTCGCCCAAGATCCCAACAATCTAAGAGCGGAAGAAGGCAACAGCTCCTTTGACATTCGCCACCAGGTCAGCGGCAACTGGGTCTTTGAGCTTCCCTTCGGCCCCAACCGCGCCTTCCTTGCGGCGGGCGGATTCTGGTCCAAGACGCTCGACGGTTGGTCGATCAGCGGCAACTACGCCTTCCAGACCGGCAGCTATTACACCCCGAACTTCGTCAATTCGGTGCAGGAGATCGCCACCGGCGTCAGCGGGTCCGAACGCGCCAACCGCAACTTCGCCGTGCCTATATCCGGCGCACAGACTTTTTCAAGCTGGTTCAATCCTGCCGCCTTCTCCAAGCCCGCCGATGGCACCTACGGCGACGCATCGCGCAACTCCATCGAAGGCCCCGGCGTCGTCTCGATAAACTCCTCCCTCTCGCGCACGCTGCAACTAGGCAGCACCCGATCCTTCGAGATGCGCCTCCAGGCCAACAACGTCTTCAACACGATTCAATACTCCGGCATCAACACGACGCTGAATTCGCCGACCTTCGGCCAGGTCTCGTCGGTCGCGTCAACGCGTTCACTGACCTTCGTCGCGAGGTACCGGTTCTAA
- a CDS encoding VWA domain-containing protein, producing the protein MNSILLPALHARGIIAAILVAALALSPVVAFSQQPSGSGAYTMKVESNIVLTNIVVRDKKTGEVVKGLKASDFLILEDKKPQKIVSFDYQNSDEAVALKEKGTVAGKATIADLLNNNFAANKDELRDHRLIVIFFDLSSMQPEDIDRAVDAAKDYINKKMQPADLVALVSLDTTLKVDQDFTADKTALIHGVGRYNGSEGGGFANGATGSSDGTADDASSYTADDTEYNSLNTDRELYAIRDIARSLGHVDQRKSLLYFSGGLTRNGIENQASMRAATNEAVKANMAIYSVDARGLEAIPPVGNASTGSLRGTGAYSSAAMQSGLAANFASQETLGTIAADTGGKAFFDSNDFAPAFQQIQHDTEAYYILGFRSTDPARDGRFRHLTVKLNRPDLKDAKLDYRPGYYAQADFQHAKTEDRELQLTEQLRSDLPATDVSLYLQALYFRVENNEFFVPVSLIVPGSQIPFIKNGDRDKATLDIIGQVKNAQGIIVGNARETVKLALDQAQQVQRKNIQYSTGFTLAPGRYHLKFVVRENQTGAMGSFETDLQVPDLKKVPIKLSSVVLASQRTPNTDKRAVSPLIRDGFEFIPNLAHVFRPDQHLYFLYEIYDPTRVKPGSEPTAAPTPKGLNRRETGPVHVFTSIEFLSGGVKVYETPLIEAKAVNVADRNAVEFQFDVALAQLAPGNYICQVNVIDDAGGSFTFPRTALLIKPNAAVPGTPQPAPASIPIGVPNTAGQVTPPAQ; encoded by the coding sequence TTGAACTCGATCTTGCTCCCTGCCCTTCACGCGCGAGGCATCATTGCGGCAATCCTCGTCGCAGCGCTTGCGCTCTCACCTGTCGTAGCGTTCTCACAGCAGCCGAGCGGCTCCGGCGCATACACCATGAAGGTTGAGTCGAATATTGTTCTGACGAACATCGTCGTCCGCGATAAGAAGACCGGCGAGGTGGTGAAGGGGCTGAAGGCCTCGGACTTCCTCATCCTGGAAGACAAGAAGCCGCAGAAGATCGTCAGCTTCGACTACCAGAACTCCGATGAAGCGGTCGCGCTGAAGGAGAAGGGTACGGTCGCCGGTAAAGCCACGATCGCCGACCTGCTGAACAACAACTTTGCCGCCAACAAGGATGAGCTTCGCGACCATCGGCTGATCGTGATCTTCTTCGACCTGAGCAGCATGCAGCCGGAAGATATCGACCGTGCCGTCGACGCTGCGAAGGACTATATCAATAAGAAAATGCAGCCCGCCGACCTGGTCGCGCTGGTCAGCCTCGACACGACGCTGAAGGTCGATCAGGACTTCACCGCGGATAAGACGGCGCTGATTCACGGAGTCGGCCGCTACAACGGCTCCGAGGGCGGCGGATTTGCAAATGGGGCGACCGGTTCATCCGATGGAACGGCGGATGACGCCTCCAGCTACACCGCGGACGACACCGAGTACAACAGCCTGAACACCGACCGCGAGCTCTACGCGATCCGCGATATCGCCCGGTCTCTAGGCCACGTAGACCAGCGCAAAAGCCTGCTCTACTTCTCCGGCGGCCTGACACGCAATGGCATCGAGAACCAGGCCTCGATGCGGGCGGCCACCAACGAAGCGGTGAAGGCCAACATGGCCATCTACAGCGTGGACGCGCGCGGTCTCGAGGCGATCCCTCCGGTCGGCAATGCCAGCACCGGAAGCCTGCGCGGCACGGGTGCTTATAGCAGCGCGGCCATGCAAAGCGGCCTCGCCGCCAACTTCGCATCGCAGGAGACGCTCGGCACGATCGCCGCTGACACCGGCGGCAAAGCCTTCTTCGACTCGAACGACTTCGCGCCGGCCTTCCAGCAGATCCAGCACGACACCGAGGCTTATTACATCCTCGGCTTCCGCTCAACGGACCCCGCAAGAGATGGCCGCTTCCGGCACCTTACGGTAAAGCTGAACCGCCCCGACTTGAAGGACGCGAAGCTCGACTATCGCCCGGGCTACTATGCCCAGGCCGACTTCCAGCACGCGAAGACCGAAGACCGCGAGCTGCAACTTACCGAGCAGCTGCGCAGCGATCTTCCTGCGACCGATGTCTCGCTCTACCTGCAGGCACTCTACTTCCGCGTGGAGAACAACGAGTTCTTTGTCCCGGTCTCGCTGATCGTGCCGGGCTCGCAGATTCCCTTCATCAAGAACGGCGACCGCGATAAGGCGACACTCGACATTATTGGGCAGGTCAAGAATGCGCAAGGAATCATCGTCGGCAACGCGAGAGAGACGGTGAAGCTTGCGCTCGACCAGGCTCAGCAGGTGCAGCGGAAGAACATCCAGTACTCCACCGGCTTCACGCTCGCTCCCGGGCGGTATCACCTGAAGTTTGTGGTGCGTGAGAATCAGACCGGAGCGATGGGCAGCTTCGAGACTGACCTTCAGGTTCCGGACCTGAAGAAGGTTCCGATCAAGCTCAGCTCCGTCGTTCTTGCCAGCCAACGCACGCCGAACACGGACAAAAGAGCGGTAAGCCCGCTGATTCGCGACGGCTTCGAGTTCATTCCGAACCTCGCGCATGTCTTCCGACCAGACCAACACCTCTACTTTCTCTATGAGATCTACGATCCAACTCGTGTCAAGCCCGGCTCCGAACCCACCGCCGCACCAACGCCTAAAGGGCTCAACCGGCGTGAGACGGGGCCGGTCCATGTCTTTACCAGCATTGAATTTCTCTCTGGCGGCGTGAAGGTCTATGAGACGCCGCTGATCGAAGCGAAGGCTGTGAACGTCGCTGACCGCAATGCGGTGGAGTTTCAGTTCGATGTCGCGCTGGCGCAACTGGCCCCCGGCAACTATATCTGCCAGGTGAACGTGATCGACGATGCGGGCGGCAGCTTCACCTTTCCGCGCACCGCGCTATTGATCAAACCGAATGCGGCTGTGCCAGGTACGCCCCAGCCCGCTCCCGCATCGATACCAATCGGAGTTCCCAATACCGCAGGACAGGTAACGCCACCAGCGCAATAG
- a CDS encoding tetratricopeptide repeat protein, translating to MICTLPIRLLSVLSLLASSFTFTGQTGIPVSAHAPDAAGDPESAMRHSTPEWKLVEPHLPNPSTASAAELEMQGDLLRIRKFLEDALDYYGYAQKRGGDSGVLLNKIGVTQLEMGNETLARAYFQQAVKVKHGDTQSWNNLGAVQFMDHDFPAAIRSYKHAIKLNKKSAVSHSNLGIAYIEAKDVSSAKSELTLALKLDPDIFQRTASNGSSLHMITTGDRANFCFQMAKVYARLHNEPEMLHSLETAAEAGFDVQGEMAKDYDLARYVKDPRVVSLLMVAKSLRDSRIARSSVAAALPPAGAPVAPAR from the coding sequence ATGATATGTACGCTGCCAATCCGCCTTCTCTCCGTTTTGTCCCTCCTCGCATCTTCCTTCACCTTCACCGGCCAGACCGGAATTCCCGTCTCCGCGCACGCGCCTGACGCTGCCGGCGATCCAGAGAGCGCGATGAGGCACTCTACGCCAGAGTGGAAGCTGGTCGAACCGCATCTGCCCAATCCTTCAACCGCCAGCGCGGCAGAGCTCGAGATGCAGGGAGATCTGCTGCGTATCCGCAAATTTCTGGAAGACGCCCTCGACTACTACGGGTATGCGCAGAAACGCGGGGGCGATTCCGGAGTTCTGCTGAACAAGATTGGGGTCACGCAGCTCGAAATGGGAAACGAGACCCTCGCTCGGGCGTACTTTCAGCAGGCCGTTAAGGTTAAGCATGGCGATACACAATCGTGGAACAACCTGGGTGCAGTACAGTTCATGGACCACGACTTTCCGGCGGCGATTCGCAGTTACAAGCACGCAATTAAACTGAATAAGAAGTCGGCGGTCTCACACTCCAATCTTGGCATTGCCTATATCGAGGCGAAGGATGTGTCATCTGCCAAATCGGAGCTGACGCTGGCGCTCAAGCTCGACCCGGATATCTTTCAGCGGACCGCCTCGAATGGCTCGTCGCTGCACATGATTACGACAGGCGACCGGGCCAACTTCTGTTTCCAGATGGCGAAGGTCTACGCGCGGCTACACAATGAGCCGGAGATGTTGCACTCGCTCGAAACGGCGGCAGAGGCTGGCTTCGATGTTCAGGGCGAGATGGCAAAGGATTACGATCTTGCACGCTATGTGAAAGATCCCCGCGTCGTGAGTCTTCTTATGGTCGCCAAATCACTGCGCGACAGCCGGATCGCGCGTAGCAGCGTCGCCGCAGCGCTTCCACCGGCCGGGGCTCCGGTCGCGCCTGCACGCTAA
- a CDS encoding DUF5522 domain-containing protein yields the protein MNDPEASTSKVADTDAAELSPEDFYFEGPYMVFTAAYHLKRGYCCNSDCRHCPYK from the coding sequence ATGAACGATCCCGAAGCATCTACTTCAAAGGTTGCCGACACCGATGCGGCAGAGCTATCTCCGGAAGACTTCTACTTCGAAGGCCCATACATGGTCTTCACCGCTGCCTATCACCTGAAGCGCGGATACTGCTGCAACTCCGATTGCCGTCACTGTCCCTATAAGTAG
- a CDS encoding DEAD/DEAH box helicase, whose protein sequence is METPASLAWAHPVVAEWFLAKFGSPTEPQIEGWPSIDSGDLTLISAPTGSGKTLAAFLVAIDTLLRQAIDGALPPQTQVIYISPLKALSNDVQKNLDLPLREIQQLAMQRGYLCPQIRTGVRTGDTPTKDRAAMLRNPPHILVTTPESLYLLLTASKSREHLRHVRTVIVDEIHAIADDKRGAHLALSLERLDALVMGENRLSPGAYLTGRSTPPQRIGISATQNPIELVAQFLVGCDASRKPAKIIQVGQRRHLDLAIEVPSDELSSVTTNGMWSEIFDRLAAHANNHRSTLVFVNTRRLVEKIAFSLAERLGAEHVAAHHGSLSRDLRLDAEQRLKAGEIKILVATASLELGIDIGDIDLVCQINSTRAVAVAMQRVGRAGHWRGAIPKGRFFATTRDDLLEQAALIEKMRAGELDRLEIPEQPIDVLMQQIVACCGAESWEEDTLFNVMRRAYPYRNLTRERFDEIITLLNTGIEASRGRYGAYLLRDGVQHQLHPRRGARMTAIANGGAIPDTALFNVILQPEGIQIATLDEHFAVDSSPGDVVLLGNTSWRIQRVEAAGRVLVEDAHGAPPNLPFWFGEAPQRTAVLCDGVGELREKISAMTPNVPPGFISPVQPEVAAAIDWLQEQCGICESGALQLVAYIVTGRAVLGAVPSKTTIIAERFFDEGGGMQLILHAPFGGRINKAWGLALRKRFCRGFNFELQAAATDNGINISLAEQHSFPLADVFQFLTEHTAKELLEQAAIASPIFKTRWRWAAGRSLQMLRMSKGKRIAPQVQRTRSEDLLASVFPQAAACFETIVGDIQIPAHPLVDEVMKDVLQEAMDLEGLIEVLKGIKDGSIRCLAVDTTVPSQFAHELLNANPYAYLDEAGLEERRARAVSLGRGVPDSILQEAGRLDQAAIDAVRRECWPDLRDEHELHDLLQSVVALPLSILDQPEARHWPVFYERLLHAGRASTMDCAGAPCWVATERIADVGVLWGDLDKAPQRVTKESALKQCVQGWLQILGPVTAAAFATFLRVEAADVFKAFLAMEMQGLLMRGVFENAKTEEDHAIEWCERRILQRIHRLTVGKKRKQIEAVVPAVYMDWLLRWQHLAPQTQLSGEEGVLDALRQLEGFEAPAVEWERTLLPARIATYDPRWLDSLCLSGAVGWGRISPHPAWSEGDGAAPRRVIPTNAAPITFYMRETADWLPHALAEQCVDESKLAAALSPEAVQVRALLQQRGACFANDIQRISGLTRPQTQQALWELATAGLAAADGFDQLRAMMDPRRKHVASSSEKKTRSSAGRWSLLSGEVQDAPTRAERARRTDQAHESAAKMLLARYGVLFRDLLIRESNAPKWRDLLGILRRLEARGEIRGGRFVSGFGGEQFALPEAVESLRLSRATTDAADILVAAADPMNLAGIVVPGERVSAVPGKSVSYRKGAVICDETAGSTPSSSQPRRASIFRSELPLLPKPVVEQTLPGLFSL, encoded by the coding sequence ATGGAAACTCCAGCCAGTCTCGCCTGGGCGCATCCGGTGGTTGCGGAGTGGTTCCTCGCGAAGTTCGGCTCGCCCACTGAGCCGCAGATCGAAGGCTGGCCCAGCATCGACAGCGGTGATCTGACGCTGATCTCCGCGCCAACTGGTTCAGGAAAGACCCTGGCGGCGTTCCTGGTCGCGATCGATACGCTGTTGCGTCAGGCAATCGACGGAGCTTTGCCGCCACAGACGCAGGTCATCTACATCTCGCCCTTGAAGGCGCTCTCGAACGACGTGCAGAAGAACCTTGACCTGCCTTTGCGTGAGATTCAGCAACTTGCCATGCAGCGCGGCTATCTTTGCCCGCAGATCCGCACCGGCGTCCGCACCGGCGACACGCCGACGAAGGACCGGGCCGCCATGTTGCGCAACCCGCCGCACATCCTGGTGACGACGCCCGAGTCGCTCTATCTTCTGCTGACCGCGAGCAAGTCGCGAGAGCATCTGCGCCATGTCCGGACGGTTATCGTCGATGAGATTCACGCCATCGCGGACGATAAACGCGGTGCTCACCTGGCGTTGTCGCTGGAGCGGCTGGACGCGCTGGTGATGGGCGAGAACAGGCTGTCTCCGGGCGCGTATCTCACCGGGCGGAGCACGCCTCCGCAGCGCATCGGCATCTCCGCGACGCAGAATCCTATCGAGCTGGTTGCGCAGTTTCTTGTCGGATGTGATGCATCCCGCAAGCCAGCCAAGATCATCCAGGTCGGGCAGCGGCGGCATCTTGACCTTGCCATCGAGGTGCCGAGCGATGAGCTCAGCTCCGTCACGACGAACGGTATGTGGAGCGAGATCTTCGACAGACTCGCCGCCCATGCGAACAACCACCGCTCCACGCTAGTCTTCGTGAACACGCGCCGGCTGGTGGAGAAGATCGCCTTCTCCCTCGCCGAACGGCTTGGCGCGGAGCACGTCGCAGCGCACCATGGATCGCTCTCGCGCGACCTCCGGCTCGACGCCGAGCAACGCCTGAAGGCTGGTGAGATCAAGATCCTTGTCGCAACGGCGTCGTTGGAACTCGGCATCGACATTGGCGATATCGACCTCGTCTGCCAGATCAACAGCACGCGGGCAGTTGCGGTGGCGATGCAGCGCGTGGGACGCGCGGGCCACTGGCGCGGAGCGATTCCCAAGGGCCGCTTCTTCGCCACCACGCGCGACGATCTTCTGGAACAGGCAGCGCTGATTGAGAAGATGCGAGCGGGAGAGTTGGACAGACTCGAAATTCCCGAGCAGCCCATCGACGTGTTGATGCAGCAGATCGTCGCCTGTTGCGGTGCGGAGTCGTGGGAGGAAGACACGCTCTTCAATGTCATGCGGCGAGCCTATCCATACCGCAACCTCACCCGCGAGCGCTTCGACGAGATCATAACCCTGCTGAACACGGGCATCGAAGCGAGTCGAGGCCGCTACGGAGCGTATCTGCTGCGCGATGGCGTGCAGCATCAGCTTCACCCCCGTCGCGGCGCTCGTATGACCGCCATCGCGAACGGCGGCGCAATCCCCGACACGGCTTTGTTCAACGTGATCTTGCAACCGGAAGGGATACAAATTGCCACGCTCGACGAGCACTTCGCCGTCGACTCATCACCCGGCGACGTAGTCTTGCTTGGCAACACAAGCTGGCGCATCCAGCGCGTGGAGGCCGCCGGGCGAGTGCTTGTCGAAGACGCCCACGGAGCTCCTCCCAACCTTCCCTTCTGGTTCGGTGAAGCTCCGCAGCGTACCGCTGTTCTCTGCGATGGCGTGGGTGAACTTCGCGAGAAGATCTCCGCGATGACGCCGAATGTGCCGCCCGGATTCATCTCTCCCGTGCAGCCAGAGGTCGCAGCGGCCATCGATTGGCTACAGGAACAATGCGGCATCTGCGAAAGTGGTGCGCTGCAACTCGTCGCCTACATCGTCACCGGCCGTGCGGTGCTGGGTGCAGTGCCGTCGAAGACCACCATCATCGCGGAACGCTTCTTTGACGAAGGCGGAGGCATGCAGTTGATCCTGCATGCACCCTTCGGCGGCCGCATCAACAAGGCATGGGGACTGGCACTGCGCAAGCGCTTCTGCCGAGGCTTCAACTTCGAGCTGCAGGCAGCGGCGACCGACAACGGCATCAACATCTCGCTTGCGGAGCAGCACAGTTTTCCGCTTGCCGATGTCTTCCAGTTCCTTACGGAGCACACCGCGAAGGAGTTGCTGGAACAGGCTGCGATCGCCTCTCCCATCTTCAAGACGCGCTGGCGCTGGGCTGCGGGCCGTTCTCTGCAAATGCTTCGCATGTCGAAGGGCAAGCGCATTGCGCCGCAGGTGCAGCGCACGCGCTCCGAAGATCTGCTGGCAAGCGTCTTTCCCCAGGCTGCTGCGTGCTTTGAGACCATCGTCGGCGACATCCAGATTCCCGCACACCCACTAGTCGATGAGGTGATGAAGGACGTTCTGCAGGAGGCGATGGACCTCGAAGGTCTGATCGAGGTGCTGAAGGGTATCAAGGATGGAAGCATCCGCTGCCTCGCCGTCGACACGACCGTTCCATCGCAGTTCGCGCATGAGCTACTGAACGCGAATCCCTACGCGTATCTTGATGAGGCCGGCCTTGAAGAGCGTCGCGCCCGTGCGGTTTCGCTGGGACGTGGCGTGCCGGACAGCATCTTGCAAGAGGCAGGGCGGCTGGACCAGGCCGCCATCGACGCGGTACGTCGCGAGTGCTGGCCCGATCTTCGAGACGAACACGAGTTGCATGACCTGCTGCAGTCTGTCGTCGCTCTGCCGCTATCGATTTTGGATCAACCCGAAGCCCGGCACTGGCCGGTCTTCTACGAGCGTCTGCTGCATGCAGGGCGCGCCTCGACCATGGATTGTGCTGGCGCGCCATGCTGGGTCGCGACGGAGCGCATCGCGGATGTTGGCGTATTGTGGGGTGATTTAGATAAAGCTCCTCAGAGAGTCACAAAAGAATCAGCACTCAAACAATGTGTTCAAGGTTGGTTACAAATTCTCGGGCCGGTCACGGCAGCAGCTTTTGCCACGTTTTTAAGGGTAGAGGCAGCGGATGTCTTCAAGGCGTTTCTCGCCATGGAGATGCAGGGACTGCTGATGCGTGGTGTCTTTGAGAATGCAAAGACAGAGGAAGATCACGCTATCGAGTGGTGCGAACGCCGCATCCTGCAGCGGATCCATCGGCTGACCGTAGGAAAGAAGCGCAAACAGATTGAAGCGGTGGTGCCGGCAGTCTATATGGATTGGCTGCTGCGCTGGCAGCATCTCGCGCCGCAGACACAGCTCTCCGGCGAGGAGGGCGTGCTCGATGCGCTGCGTCAGCTTGAGGGCTTTGAAGCGCCGGCGGTGGAATGGGAGCGGACGCTGCTTCCTGCGCGCATCGCCACGTACGATCCGCGCTGGCTCGATTCACTGTGCCTTTCGGGGGCAGTGGGATGGGGACGCATCTCGCCGCATCCAGCGTGGTCCGAAGGAGATGGCGCCGCGCCGCGCCGCGTGATTCCAACCAACGCCGCTCCGATCACCTTTTATATGCGGGAGACCGCCGATTGGCTGCCGCATGCTCTTGCAGAACAATGCGTCGATGAGTCGAAACTCGCCGCCGCGCTCAGCCCGGAGGCGGTGCAGGTTCGTGCCCTCTTGCAACAGCGCGGGGCCTGTTTCGCCAATGATATCCAACGGATCTCCGGGCTGACTCGCCCTCAGACCCAGCAGGCATTGTGGGAGTTAGCAACCGCGGGCCTCGCCGCGGCGGATGGCTTCGATCAACTGCGCGCGATGATGGACCCTCGCCGCAAACACGTCGCAAGTTCATCCGAAAAGAAGACACGCAGTTCTGCAGGCCGCTGGTCTCTGCTCTCGGGAGAGGTACAAGACGCTCCAACAAGAGCAGAGCGGGCGCGTCGGACCGACCAGGCGCATGAGTCCGCTGCGAAGATGCTGCTGGCCCGCTACGGCGTGCTCTTTCGCGATCTGCTGATACGCGAATCGAACGCTCCGAAGTGGCGCGATCTGCTCGGAATCCTGCGCCGCCTTGAGGCTCGCGGCGAGATTCGCGGCGGTCGCTTCGTCAGCGGATTTGGCGGCGAACAGTTTGCGTTGCCCGAGGCTGTCGAGTCTTTGCGTCTCTCCCGCGCTACTACGGATGCCGCCGATATCCTTGTTGCTGCGGCGGATCCGATGAACCTTGCCGGAATCGTCGTGCCCGGCGAACGCGTCTCAGCCGTGCCGGGCAAATCTGTGAGCTATCGCAAGGGTGCTGTCATCTGCGACGAGACGGCAGGCAGCACCCCGAGCAGCAGCCAGCCGCGACGGGCTTCCATCTTCCGCAGCGAACTTCCACTGTTACCGAAACCGGTCGTGGAGCAAACCCTCCCAGGACTGTTCTCTCTATGA